The proteins below are encoded in one region of Brachyspira intermedia PWS/A:
- the mltG gene encoding endolytic transglycosylase MltG, translated as MKKLFIILIILVAIVSASSVAFIQYMISPISKDSEKVYFEIKQGEGASTIANKLELQGLIRNSKVFLLFAKYLKYDRKLLSGYYEVSRNMNMIEIMKHLNSGKQAMVRLTIPEGKNIYEIGTYLESQGFTTKKEFLEVCHDKEILKKYNIPSDSVEGYIFPSTYYIVKGNPTKVLVMYMIDSLFKQFPDLEERAKKMGRNVHEILTMASIVEKEMGPLDDPKLISSAYYNRLKIDKRLEADPTTIYAMTLVKGDYIEKPNLKYADLRMEHPYNTYKNTGLPPGPICSSGAKAIEAALDPADTDYIFFVADGTGKHAFSVTYEEHVENINRYIFKK; from the coding sequence ATGAAAAAATTATTCATTATATTAATTATACTTGTTGCTATAGTATCTGCTTCATCTGTGGCATTCATTCAGTATATGATTAGCCCTATTAGCAAAGATAGTGAAAAAGTATACTTTGAAATAAAACAGGGTGAAGGTGCTTCAACCATAGCTAATAAATTGGAATTGCAGGGACTTATTAGAAATTCTAAAGTATTCCTATTATTTGCTAAATATCTTAAATATGACAGAAAACTTTTAAGCGGCTATTATGAAGTTAGCAGAAATATGAACATGATAGAAATCATGAAGCATCTTAATAGCGGAAAACAAGCTATGGTAAGGCTTACTATACCTGAAGGAAAAAATATTTATGAGATAGGAACTTATTTAGAATCTCAAGGCTTTACTACTAAAAAAGAGTTTTTGGAAGTTTGCCATGATAAAGAAATATTAAAAAAATATAATATTCCTTCTGATAGCGTTGAGGGTTATATATTTCCTTCTACTTACTATATAGTTAAAGGAAATCCAACTAAAGTATTAGTTATGTATATGATAGACTCACTTTTTAAGCAATTTCCTGATTTAGAGGAAAGAGCCAAGAAAATGGGAAGAAATGTTCATGAAATACTAACTATGGCTTCAATAGTAGAAAAAGAGATGGGACCTCTTGATGACCCTAAATTAATATCATCTGCTTATTATAATCGTTTGAAAATAGATAAAAGATTAGAGGCTGATCCTACAACAATATATGCTATGACTTTGGTAAAAGGTGATTATATAGAAAAGCCAAATCTCAAATATGCTGATTTACGTATGGAACACCCTTATAATACATATAAAAATACAGGACTTCCTCCTGGACCTATATGTTCATCTGGTGCTAAAGCTATAGAAGCAGCATTAGATCCAGCAGATACCGATTATATATTCTTTGTAGCAGACGGAACAGGAAAACATGCATTCTCTGTTACTTATGAAGAACATGTGGAGAACATTAACAGATATATTTTCAAAAAATAA
- the trpS gene encoding tryptophan--tRNA ligase, whose protein sequence is MELKICQKKIMLSGIQPTGSLHIGNYLGALKNWADILNDYYGFFCIVDYHAITVEYDVSQMQKRIMDAAVEYLACGLDPNKCSIFVQSDVRAHTELAWIFNSIIPVAELERMTQYKDKSRKNVENINAALLTYPSLMAADILLYHPDIVPVGEDQEQHVELTRMIVRKFNNRYGEYFKEPDTYHGKVLRILGLDGQNKMSKSLNNHIALSLTAEETEKLIMQKAMTDTNRKLKTDPGNPDICNVYSYHKIFSSEDEQKEVCEGCKNASIGCVQCKRMLAKNINNELAPIRENINKYSNDKDYVYDVLKEGAKNASEVAEKTLYEVRNLMGLVDNKRK, encoded by the coding sequence ATGGAGCTGAAAATATGTCAAAAAAAAATTATGTTAAGCGGAATACAGCCGACAGGTTCTCTTCATATTGGGAACTATCTTGGAGCTTTGAAGAATTGGGCTGATATACTTAATGATTATTATGGATTTTTTTGTATTGTTGATTATCATGCTATAACTGTTGAATATGATGTTTCTCAAATGCAAAAAAGAATAATGGATGCAGCTGTTGAATATTTAGCATGCGGTCTTGATCCTAATAAATGTTCTATATTTGTGCAGTCAGATGTAAGAGCACATACAGAATTAGCTTGGATATTTAATTCTATTATACCTGTGGCAGAGCTTGAAAGAATGACTCAGTATAAAGATAAATCTAGAAAGAACGTTGAGAATATTAATGCTGCCCTTTTAACCTACCCTTCTTTAATGGCCGCAGATATTTTACTTTATCACCCTGATATAGTGCCTGTTGGAGAAGATCAGGAACAGCATGTAGAGCTTACAAGAATGATAGTAAGAAAGTTTAATAATAGATATGGTGAATATTTTAAAGAACCAGATACTTATCATGGAAAAGTATTGAGAATATTGGGACTAGACGGACAAAATAAAATGAGTAAGTCTTTGAACAACCATATAGCATTGTCTTTAACTGCAGAAGAAACAGAAAAATTAATAATGCAAAAAGCAATGACTGATACTAACAGAAAACTCAAAACAGATCCAGGCAATCCTGATATATGTAATGTTTATAGCTATCATAAAATATTTTCAAGTGAAGATGAGCAGAAGGAAGTTTGTGAGGGCTGTAAAAATGCTTCTATAGGCTGCGTACAATGTAAAAGAATGCTTGCTAAAAATATTAATAATGAATTGGCACCTATAAGAGAAAATATCAATAAATATTCTAATGATAAAGATTATGTTTATGATGTACTTAAAGAAGGAGCTAAAAACGCTTCGGAAGTAGCTGAAAAAACATTGTATGAAGTAAGAAATTTAATGGGTTTAGTTGATAATAAAAGAAAATAA
- the trhA gene encoding PAQR family membrane homeostasis protein TrhA, whose product MEKSAFYIDVQNRYHKSKKIGELYSAISHGIGALLGIAGLVLMLVKTKVNPIPIIIYGTGIIFLYSFSSLYHFFPDGKVKQLFRKFDHIGIYVFIAATYTPVCIFSLPRNVGILILSVIWSCALIGILSNTVIKYKNIVLRLVLYILMGWIIIFAFKPLMNRFDIMHLNWLIWGGIFYTIGAFLYALGKKCNDKTKQFTHDIFHIFVLMGSFAHYWFLYSYVIN is encoded by the coding sequence ATGGAAAAAAGTGCTTTTTATATTGATGTGCAAAATAGATATCATAAATCAAAAAAAATAGGGGAGCTATACTCTGCAATATCTCATGGTATAGGTGCTTTACTTGGCATTGCGGGACTTGTTCTTATGCTTGTAAAGACAAAAGTTAATCCTATACCTATAATTATTTATGGTACAGGAATAATATTTTTATACTCATTTAGTTCTCTATATCATTTCTTTCCTGATGGTAAAGTAAAACAGTTATTTAGAAAATTTGATCATATAGGAATATATGTATTTATAGCGGCAACTTATACTCCAGTTTGTATATTTTCACTTCCTAGAAATGTAGGCATATTAATATTATCTGTTATATGGTCTTGTGCTTTGATAGGAATATTGTCAAATACAGTGATAAAATACAAAAACATTGTTCTAAGGCTAGTTTTATATATATTAATGGGTTGGATAATTATATTTGCATTCAAACCTTTGATGAATAGATTTGATATAATGCATTTAAATTGGCTTATATGGGGCGGAATATTCTATACTATAGGGGCTTTTTTATATGCTTTGGGTAAAAAATGTAATGATAAAACTAAGCAATTTACCCATGATATTTTCCATATATTTGTATTAATGGGTTCTTTTGCTCATTATTGGTTTTTATATAGTTATGTTATAAATTAA
- a CDS encoding PSP1 domain-containing protein: protein MIKNIAHIKFRGSNIGKFEHLHIENIKVKDACVIETDEGVEIGHVLNFEDIDVDLLEEENNINSDNIENNDEIHEDNETINEEEISEELKDIAAEEENNSVKVKNNKNKIFNILRIADEKDLEQYRINMEDAAEAFKICKEKVNNHNLDLKLISSYYFLDRAKLLFEFIAEERIDFRELVKDLAAHFKTRIELRQIGVRDEARSIGGCGICGRELCCKVIKGKFETITIKMAKEQGMLLNTMKISGQCGRLMCCLAHEYKAYCALKKDLPKVGTKLVFNNVPAVIKELNPLNKKLLIETEDKRLIYISVSDLKTNEEGFLIANIKAE from the coding sequence ATGATAAAAAATATAGCTCATATAAAGTTCAGGGGATCTAATATAGGTAAATTTGAACACTTACATATAGAAAATATAAAGGTAAAAGATGCCTGTGTTATAGAAACAGATGAAGGTGTAGAGATAGGACATGTGCTAAATTTTGAAGATATAGATGTAGATTTATTAGAAGAAGAGAATAATATAAATTCTGATAACATAGAAAATAATGATGAAATACATGAAGATAATGAAACTATCAATGAAGAAGAAATATCAGAGGAATTAAAAGATATTGCTGCTGAAGAAGAAAATAATAGTGTAAAAGTTAAGAATAATAAAAATAAAATATTTAATATTCTAAGAATAGCAGATGAGAAAGATTTAGAGCAGTATAGAATTAATATGGAAGATGCAGCTGAAGCTTTTAAAATATGCAAAGAAAAGGTAAATAATCATAATTTGGATTTGAAATTAATAAGTTCTTATTATTTTTTGGACAGAGCTAAACTTTTATTTGAATTTATAGCTGAAGAGAGAATAGATTTTAGGGAACTAGTAAAAGACTTAGCGGCACATTTCAAAACTAGAATAGAATTAAGACAAATAGGTGTAAGAGATGAGGCTAGATCTATAGGCGGATGCGGAATATGCGGAAGAGAATTATGCTGTAAAGTGATAAAGGGTAAATTTGAAACTATAACTATAAAAATGGCAAAAGAACAGGGTATGCTTTTGAATACAATGAAAATATCCGGACAATGCGGAAGGCTTATGTGTTGTTTGGCACATGAATATAAGGCTTATTGTGCTCTTAAAAAAGATTTGCCTAAAGTTGGTACTAAATTAGTATTCAATAATGTACCGGCTGTTATAAAAGAATTGAACCCTTTAAATAAAAAATTATTAATAGAAACAGAAGATAAAAGGCTTATATATATTAGTGTAAGCGATTTAAAAACAAATGAGGAAGGTTTTTTAATAGCTAATATTAAAGCAGAATAA
- the hisS gene encoding histidine--tRNA ligase has translation MLDIKKPRGTNDFFYDSSKRLEYIENKIKNIVKLYGYGRIRTPLFEYTDLFTRGIGEGTDIVGKEMFTFEDRGGRSLTLRPEGTASVARAYVENSMQNEFAINKLFYLGTMYRAERPQKGRYREFNQFGVECIGNSSPLIDAEIILLNINVLKEFGIDDVNLLINTVGCSKCKPSYNNALKEAIGSRKEELCETCQKRYEGNILRILDCKNEKCKETIKDIPKFYDYVCDECKEHFDKLCEELTRIGQKFTVDPMLVRGLDYYTKTAFEVQTNALGAQSAILGGGRYDNLIGIFNNGKDVPAVGSAMGIERLLLVLENQNNIITDRLDAYIVAFKETENEVLKIMQALRANNISCDYDFAVKSIKSQFKSANKRNAKYAIVLGEDEFKRGMCKLKNMDSGEEKEISINDIHNNIEK, from the coding sequence ATGTTAGATATAAAAAAACCTAGAGGTACAAACGATTTTTTCTATGATTCTTCTAAAAGACTCGAATATATAGAAAATAAAATAAAAAATATAGTAAAACTTTATGGCTATGGCAGAATAAGAACGCCTTTATTTGAGTATACAGACCTTTTCACTAGAGGAATAGGAGAGGGTACTGATATAGTAGGAAAAGAGATGTTTACCTTTGAAGATAGAGGTGGAAGATCGCTCACTTTAAGACCTGAAGGTACTGCTTCTGTGGCTCGTGCCTATGTTGAAAACTCTATGCAAAATGAGTTTGCTATAAACAAATTATTTTATTTAGGTACTATGTATAGGGCAGAACGTCCTCAAAAGGGAAGATACAGAGAATTTAATCAGTTCGGAGTTGAGTGTATAGGAAATTCTTCTCCTCTGATAGATGCTGAAATCATACTTCTAAATATAAATGTATTAAAAGAATTTGGCATTGATGATGTTAATCTTCTAATAAATACTGTAGGATGTTCTAAATGTAAGCCTTCTTATAATAATGCTTTAAAAGAGGCTATTGGAAGCAGAAAAGAAGAACTCTGTGAAACTTGTCAAAAAAGATATGAAGGCAATATATTAAGAATATTAGACTGCAAAAATGAAAAATGTAAAGAAACAATAAAAGATATACCAAAATTCTATGACTATGTATGCGATGAATGTAAGGAGCATTTTGATAAATTATGCGAAGAACTTACAAGAATAGGACAGAAATTCACTGTTGATCCTATGCTTGTTAGGGGATTAGATTATTATACAAAAACAGCTTTTGAAGTTCAGACAAATGCTTTAGGGGCTCAAAGTGCCATACTTGGAGGCGGAAGATATGATAATTTGATTGGTATTTTTAATAATGGAAAAGATGTTCCAGCTGTTGGAAGTGCTATGGGTATAGAAAGGCTTCTTCTTGTATTAGAAAATCAGAATAATATCATAACTGACAGACTTGATGCTTATATTGTGGCATTTAAAGAAACTGAAAATGAAGTTTTAAAAATCATGCAGGCTTTGAGAGCCAATAATATAAGCTGCGATTATGATTTTGCTGTAAAATCTATTAAAAGTCAATTCAAATCCGCTAATAAAAGAAATGCTAAATATGCTATTGTACTTGGAGAAGATGAATTCAAAAGAGGCATGTGCAAATTAAAAAATATGGACAGCGGCGAAGAAAAAGAAATATCTATAAATGATATACATAACAATATAGAAAAATAA